A part of Gossypium hirsutum isolate 1008001.06 chromosome A07, Gossypium_hirsutum_v2.1, whole genome shotgun sequence genomic DNA contains:
- the LOC107955427 gene encoding uncharacterized protein isoform X3, which translates to MSVEARNEVDHDVNNGGSSAKNESRIGSETPVMDSAGAQQFRDAKPRLEGHIDEILLCVIAEALQRVDGSTPTTFLASVIRQALIKELRKYGAIEFMGLKGIDPSSAEAWLKSTNRVLQQLGCTPGECVTFAVSLLEEEAYLWWQTVTRHVSADRIDWEFFQSEFQKKYVGELYLEDRKHEFLTLKQGEMSVMDYEREFLRLSKYASELVPTEEESCKRFLQGLRDELKVQLVSHRMKEFVDLTERAKMVEHVLGLDKKSEFSRAIGKRAGTSSSYQTSKRAKETRESRRTTSKFSKLERARDCQPSVPVRSVRGPARDSDIPTCVHYGKKHRSECWKLKKACFRCGSLEHFSRDCLKNEDTSLVIAQRSIPSARGRGNPRSGFVSRGIQRKDTGSATQQSKVRAPAQAYVVRTYEEGDATDVIAAIDNPVSSKAKEKAKVTDE; encoded by the exons ATGTCTGTAGAAGCCAGAAATGAAGTTGATCATGATGTAAATAACGGTGGTTCTTCCGCTAAGAATGAAAGTAGAATTGGGTCAGAAACACCTGTTATGGACTCAGCTGGTGCTCAACAGTTTAGAGATGCTAAACCTAGACTCGAGGGTCATATTGATGAGATCTTGCTCTGTGTTATAGCAGAAGCTCTTCAACGAGTAGATGGATCTACTCCTACAACTTTTCTAGCGTCAGTAATTCGACAAGCATTGATAAAAGAATTGCGAAAATATGGTGCCATAGAATTTATGGGTTTAAAAGGGATTGATCCATCATCAGCTGAAGCTTGGTTGAAATCAACAAATCGAGTATTGCAACAGCTCGGGTGTACTCCAGGGGAATGTGTCACATTCGCTGTCTCTCTTTTGGAAGAAGAGGCGTATTTATGGTGGCAGACAGTTACCCGTCATGTATCAGCGGATCGGATTGATTGGGAATTTTTTCAGtctgaatttcaaaagaaatacgtTGGCGAATTATATTTGGAAGACCGGAAACATGAGTTCTTAACATTGAAGCAGGGTGAGATGTCTGTGATGGATTATGAGCGTGAGTTTCttcggcttagtaaatatgcctcGGAGCTTGTGCCAACAGAAGAAGAAAGTTGTAAGCGGTTCCTTCAAGGATTGCGAGATGAACTCAAAGTTCAGTTGGTTTCTCATAGAATGAAGGAGTTTGTTGACTTGACTGAACGAGCTAAAATGGTAGAACACGTCTTGGGTCTTGATAAGAAATCTGAATTCTCTCGAGCTATTGGGAAACGAGCAGGGACTTCTAGTTCGTATCAGACATCTAAGAGAGCTAAAGAAACTCGTGAGTCTAGGAGAACGACCTCAAAATTTTCTAAACTTGAGAGAGCTCGAGATTGTCAACCGTCGGTACCAGTGCGTAGCGTGAGAGGTCCTGCAAGAGATTCTGATATTCCAACGTGTGTTCATTATGGGAAAAAGCACCGAAGTGAATGCTGGAAGTTGAAAAAAGCttgttttcgatgtggatctTTGGAACATTTTTCTCGGGATTGTTTGAAGAATGAAGATACTTCTCTAGTGATAGCTCAAAGGTCCATTCCTTCTGCTAGGGGGCGAGGAAATCCTCGTAGTGGTTTTGTTTCACGAGGGATTCAGAGGAAAGATACGGGTTCTGCTACTCAGCAATCAAAGGTCAGAGCTCCAGCACAGGCCTATGTTGTGCGGACCTATGAAGAGGGTGATGCTACAGATGTCATAGCAG CTATTGACAATCCGGTTTCTTCAAAAGCGAAGGAAAAAGCTAAAGTCACCGACGAGTAG
- the LOC107955427 gene encoding uncharacterized protein isoform X2, translated as MSVEARNEVDHDVNNGGSSAKNESRIGSETPVMDSAGAQQFRDAKPRLEGHIDEILLCVIAEALQRVDGSTPTTFLASVIRQALIKELRKYGAIEFMGLKGIDPSSAEAWLKSTNRVLQQLGCTPGECVTFAVSLLEEEAYLWWQTVTRHVSADRIDWEFFQSEFQKKYVGELYLEDRKHEFLTLKQGEMSVMDYEREFLRLSKYASELVPTEEESCKRFLQGLRDELKVQLVSHRMKEFVDLTERAKMVEHVLGLDKKSEFSRAIGKRAGTSSSYQTSKRAKETRESRRTTSKFSKLERARDCQPSVPVRSVRGPARDSDIPTCVHYGKKHRSECWKLKKACFRCGSLEHFSRDCLKNEDTSLVIAQRSIPSARGRGNPRSGFVSRGIQRKDTGSATQQSKVRAPAQAYVVRTYEEGDATDVIAGCLDSSIFAGSGRHRSHHTG; from the exons ATGTCTGTAGAAGCCAGAAATGAAGTTGATCATGATGTAAATAACGGTGGTTCTTCCGCTAAGAATGAAAGTAGAATTGGGTCAGAAACACCTGTTATGGACTCAGCTGGTGCTCAACAGTTTAGAGATGCTAAACCTAGACTCGAGGGTCATATTGATGAGATCTTGCTCTGTGTTATAGCAGAAGCTCTTCAACGAGTAGATGGATCTACTCCTACAACTTTTCTAGCGTCAGTAATTCGACAAGCATTGATAAAAGAATTGCGAAAATATGGTGCCATAGAATTTATGGGTTTAAAAGGGATTGATCCATCATCAGCTGAAGCTTGGTTGAAATCAACAAATCGAGTATTGCAACAGCTCGGGTGTACTCCAGGGGAATGTGTCACATTCGCTGTCTCTCTTTTGGAAGAAGAGGCGTATTTATGGTGGCAGACAGTTACCCGTCATGTATCAGCGGATCGGATTGATTGGGAATTTTTTCAGtctgaatttcaaaagaaatacgtTGGCGAATTATATTTGGAAGACCGGAAACATGAGTTCTTAACATTGAAGCAGGGTGAGATGTCTGTGATGGATTATGAGCGTGAGTTTCttcggcttagtaaatatgcctcGGAGCTTGTGCCAACAGAAGAAGAAAGTTGTAAGCGGTTCCTTCAAGGATTGCGAGATGAACTCAAAGTTCAGTTGGTTTCTCATAGAATGAAGGAGTTTGTTGACTTGACTGAACGAGCTAAAATGGTAGAACACGTCTTGGGTCTTGATAAGAAATCTGAATTCTCTCGAGCTATTGGGAAACGAGCAGGGACTTCTAGTTCGTATCAGACATCTAAGAGAGCTAAAGAAACTCGTGAGTCTAGGAGAACGACCTCAAAATTTTCTAAACTTGAGAGAGCTCGAGATTGTCAACCGTCGGTACCAGTGCGTAGCGTGAGAGGTCCTGCAAGAGATTCTGATATTCCAACGTGTGTTCATTATGGGAAAAAGCACCGAAGTGAATGCTGGAAGTTGAAAAAAGCttgttttcgatgtggatctTTGGAACATTTTTCTCGGGATTGTTTGAAGAATGAAGATACTTCTCTAGTGATAGCTCAAAGGTCCATTCCTTCTGCTAGGGGGCGAGGAAATCCTCGTAGTGGTTTTGTTTCACGAGGGATTCAGAGGAAAGATACGGGTTCTGCTACTCAGCAATCAAAGGTCAGAGCTCCAGCACAGGCCTATGTTGTGCGGACCTATGAAGAGGGTGATGCTACAGATGTCATAGCAG gttgcttggactcatcaatttttgcggggtcgggccgtcatcgaagtcatcacaccggatag
- the LOC107955427 gene encoding uncharacterized protein isoform X1, with protein MSVEARNEVDHDVNNGGSSAKNESRIGSETPVMDSAGAQQFRDAKPRLEGHIDEILLCVIAEALQRVDGSTPTTFLASVIRQALIKELRKYGAIEFMGLKGIDPSSAEAWLKSTNRVLQQLGCTPGECVTFAVSLLEEEAYLWWQTVTRHVSADRIDWEFFQSEFQKKYVGELYLEDRKHEFLTLKQGEMSVMDYEREFLRLSKYASELVPTEEESCKRFLQGLRDELKVQLVSHRMKEFVDLTERAKMVEHVLGLDKKSEFSRAIGKRAGTSSSYQTSKRAKETRESRRTTSKFSKLERARDCQPSVPVRSVRGPARDSDIPTCVHYGKKHRSECWKLKKACFRCGSLEHFSRDCLKNEDTSLVIAQRSIPSARGRGNPRSGFVSRGIQRKDTGSATQQSKVRAPAQAYVVRTYEEGDATDVIAGCLDSSIFAGSGRHRTHHTG; from the exons ATGTCTGTAGAAGCCAGAAATGAAGTTGATCATGATGTAAATAACGGTGGTTCTTCCGCTAAGAATGAAAGTAGAATTGGGTCAGAAACACCTGTTATGGACTCAGCTGGTGCTCAACAGTTTAGAGATGCTAAACCTAGACTCGAGGGTCATATTGATGAGATCTTGCTCTGTGTTATAGCAGAAGCTCTTCAACGAGTAGATGGATCTACTCCTACAACTTTTCTAGCGTCAGTAATTCGACAAGCATTGATAAAAGAATTGCGAAAATATGGTGCCATAGAATTTATGGGTTTAAAAGGGATTGATCCATCATCAGCTGAAGCTTGGTTGAAATCAACAAATCGAGTATTGCAACAGCTCGGGTGTACTCCAGGGGAATGTGTCACATTCGCTGTCTCTCTTTTGGAAGAAGAGGCGTATTTATGGTGGCAGACAGTTACCCGTCATGTATCAGCGGATCGGATTGATTGGGAATTTTTTCAGtctgaatttcaaaagaaatacgtTGGCGAATTATATTTGGAAGACCGGAAACATGAGTTCTTAACATTGAAGCAGGGTGAGATGTCTGTGATGGATTATGAGCGTGAGTTTCttcggcttagtaaatatgcctcGGAGCTTGTGCCAACAGAAGAAGAAAGTTGTAAGCGGTTCCTTCAAGGATTGCGAGATGAACTCAAAGTTCAGTTGGTTTCTCATAGAATGAAGGAGTTTGTTGACTTGACTGAACGAGCTAAAATGGTAGAACACGTCTTGGGTCTTGATAAGAAATCTGAATTCTCTCGAGCTATTGGGAAACGAGCAGGGACTTCTAGTTCGTATCAGACATCTAAGAGAGCTAAAGAAACTCGTGAGTCTAGGAGAACGACCTCAAAATTTTCTAAACTTGAGAGAGCTCGAGATTGTCAACCGTCGGTACCAGTGCGTAGCGTGAGAGGTCCTGCAAGAGATTCTGATATTCCAACGTGTGTTCATTATGGGAAAAAGCACCGAAGTGAATGCTGGAAGTTGAAAAAAGCttgttttcgatgtggatctTTGGAACATTTTTCTCGGGATTGTTTGAAGAATGAAGATACTTCTCTAGTGATAGCTCAAAGGTCCATTCCTTCTGCTAGGGGGCGAGGAAATCCTCGTAGTGGTTTTGTTTCACGAGGGATTCAGAGGAAAGATACGGGTTCTGCTACTCAGCAATCAAAGGTCAGAGCTCCAGCACAGGCCTATGTTGTGCGGACCTATGAAGAGGGTGATGCTACAGATGTCATAGCAG gttgcttggactcatcaatttttgcggggtcgggccgtcatcgaactcatcacaccggatag
- the LOC107955427 gene encoding uncharacterized protein isoform X4 → MSVEARNEVDHDVNNGGSSAKNESRIGSETPVMDSAGAQQFRDAKPRLEGHIDEILLCVIAEALQRVDGSTPTTFLASVIRQALIKELRKYGAIEFMGLKGIDPSSAEAWLKSTNRVLQQLGCTPGECVTFAVSLLEEEAYLWWQTVTRHVSADRIDWEFFQSEFQKKYVGELYLEDRKHEFLTLKQGEMSVMDYEREFLRLSKYASELVPTEEESCKRFLQGLRDELKVQLVSHRMKEFVDLTERAKMVEHVLGLDKKSEFSRAIGKRAGTSSSYQTSKRAKETRESRRTTSKFSKLERARDCQPSVPVRSVRGPARDSDIPTCVHYGKKHRSECWKLKKACFRCGSLEHFSRDCLKNEDTSLVIAQRSIPSARGRGNPRSGFVSRGIQRKDTGSATQQSKVRAPAQAYVVRTYEEGDATDVIAAQGAKGGESSKGKEKVIE, encoded by the exons ATGTCTGTAGAAGCCAGAAATGAAGTTGATCATGATGTAAATAACGGTGGTTCTTCCGCTAAGAATGAAAGTAGAATTGGGTCAGAAACACCTGTTATGGACTCAGCTGGTGCTCAACAGTTTAGAGATGCTAAACCTAGACTCGAGGGTCATATTGATGAGATCTTGCTCTGTGTTATAGCAGAAGCTCTTCAACGAGTAGATGGATCTACTCCTACAACTTTTCTAGCGTCAGTAATTCGACAAGCATTGATAAAAGAATTGCGAAAATATGGTGCCATAGAATTTATGGGTTTAAAAGGGATTGATCCATCATCAGCTGAAGCTTGGTTGAAATCAACAAATCGAGTATTGCAACAGCTCGGGTGTACTCCAGGGGAATGTGTCACATTCGCTGTCTCTCTTTTGGAAGAAGAGGCGTATTTATGGTGGCAGACAGTTACCCGTCATGTATCAGCGGATCGGATTGATTGGGAATTTTTTCAGtctgaatttcaaaagaaatacgtTGGCGAATTATATTTGGAAGACCGGAAACATGAGTTCTTAACATTGAAGCAGGGTGAGATGTCTGTGATGGATTATGAGCGTGAGTTTCttcggcttagtaaatatgcctcGGAGCTTGTGCCAACAGAAGAAGAAAGTTGTAAGCGGTTCCTTCAAGGATTGCGAGATGAACTCAAAGTTCAGTTGGTTTCTCATAGAATGAAGGAGTTTGTTGACTTGACTGAACGAGCTAAAATGGTAGAACACGTCTTGGGTCTTGATAAGAAATCTGAATTCTCTCGAGCTATTGGGAAACGAGCAGGGACTTCTAGTTCGTATCAGACATCTAAGAGAGCTAAAGAAACTCGTGAGTCTAGGAGAACGACCTCAAAATTTTCTAAACTTGAGAGAGCTCGAGATTGTCAACCGTCGGTACCAGTGCGTAGCGTGAGAGGTCCTGCAAGAGATTCTGATATTCCAACGTGTGTTCATTATGGGAAAAAGCACCGAAGTGAATGCTGGAAGTTGAAAAAAGCttgttttcgatgtggatctTTGGAACATTTTTCTCGGGATTGTTTGAAGAATGAAGATACTTCTCTAGTGATAGCTCAAAGGTCCATTCCTTCTGCTAGGGGGCGAGGAAATCCTCGTAGTGGTTTTGTTTCACGAGGGATTCAGAGGAAAGATACGGGTTCTGCTACTCAGCAATCAAAGGTCAGAGCTCCAGCACAGGCCTATGTTGTGCGGACCTATGAAGAGGGTGATGCTACAGATGTCATAGCAG ctcaaggagctaaaggaggtgaatcgagcaaaggcaaagaaaaggttatcgagtag